The stretch of DNA AAATCTTTGATCGCTTCTGCGGCGTCTGCCATCAGGCGGGTTTTGAATTCCGGGTCTAACCACGCTCGTGCAACCACCTGCGCGCCGCGTTTGGGGCCGATTTGTTCTGAATACGCCTCAACCCAGGCGTCGATCACTTCGGGGCGAACAAGACCATGCTCAACCGCGAGGCTTTCTAGGGTTTTTACCCGCAGGGCCGGGTCTGGTGGCAGATGGGTGTGGATGTCGCGATGAATTTTGGCGGCCTTTTCAGGGTCATAGGTGGACATGTATCGGGGCCTTTCCTGATCCGGGTTAAACATAGGTTAGGGCTGCTGGGGACAGTGTGTCAACGCACAAGCGGTTGTGTGAAAAAGCTGGACAACCGTGCTGGGGCTGGTGAAAGAAGTGAGATGAGATTTAATCTGCCATATCACAGCCCTGGTCAGCGGATTGGGCTGCTGGGGGGATCGTTTGATCCACCGCATGTGGGGCATGTGCACATTAGCCACGAGGCGCTTAAACGGTTTGGGCTTGATCAGGTCTGGTGGCTGGTCAGCCCGGGCAATCCGTTGAAAGCACGCGGGCCGGCACCGTTGGAGCAACGGTTGCAGGCCTGTCGTGGTTTGCTGCAACATCCGCGTATTCATGTCAGCGATTTTGAGGCGCAGGCTGGCACGCGTTATACGGCGCAGACCTTGGCGGCCTTGCAAAAGGCGCGACCAAAAGCGCAGTTCGTTTGGCTGATGGGGGCGGATAACCTGACGCAGTTTGATCAATGGCAAGATTGGCGGCAGATCATGGAGCGGGTGCCAATTGGTGTTATGGCCCGCCCAGGACAACGCATTGCAGCGCAAACTTCGCGTGCCGCGCGGATTTATGATTTTGCACGACTTAGAAAGCGCGATGGCCAGATGTTGGGGCAGATGCAAGCCCCGGCGTGGTGTTTTGTGAACGTGCCGATGATGAACATCTCCTCAACCGGTCTGCGGCAAAGTGGGGCGTGGAATAACGTCTAGGTTATGTTTCAACCCAGCTTTGCTTATCAAAATGTGCGCCTACGGCGCGCTTGATAACTCGTCATCGGCTTGGCCTCTTCCTCGGGGTGACTGTGGCGGGATATTTGTGGCCGCATGAAACAGTGGAGTGCGTCAAAGTGGCCCTTGGGGTTTAAGCAATAAACAATACATTGTGATCGCCCTTTCGGGTGACATGTGACGAATACGGGATTGTCCCCGGCGGCGGGCTGAGGTTTAGTTAAAACTATGGCAAGAGATCTTTCACGTCGGTTTATCTTGGCCGGGCTGCTGGGCAGTGCCGGGTCGATGGCTTTGGCCGAAGCCCCTGCCAGTTCGCTGCGCCCGCAACTGCGGCCGAAGGTTCGGGCACGACGGCCGAAGGCCTCGGCGATTGAGGACCTGATCACTAAGGCAAAACTGGGCGGGCAGGTGTCGTGTTCAGTGGTTGATGTGAAATCTGGCCTGATTTTGGAGGGGCACAATGCCAAGGCAGGGCAACCACCTGCCAGTGTGACCAAGGCAGTGACTGCGCTATATGGTCTGGCCGTTCTGGGGGCGGGATACCAATTTGAGACGCGGTTAATTGGATTGGGCCCGGTAGAGAATGGTGTGCTAAAGGGCGATTTGGTTTTGGTCGGCGGTGGGGATCCGACGCTGGATACAGACGCGTTGGCACGCATGGCCGCGAACCTGAAAGAGGCCGGTGTCTATCAGGTTGATGGTGATCTGCGCATCTGGGATGGAGGAATTCCCTACAAAGCGATGATTGACCCGACCCAACCGATCGAAGTGGGGTATAACCCTGCGATTTCAGGGCTGAACCTGAATTTCAATCGCGTGCATTTTGAA from Roseovarius sp. EL26 encodes:
- a CDS encoding nicotinate-nucleotide adenylyltransferase; this encodes MRFNLPYHSPGQRIGLLGGSFDPPHVGHVHISHEALKRFGLDQVWWLVSPGNPLKARGPAPLEQRLQACRGLLQHPRIHVSDFEAQAGTRYTAQTLAALQKARPKAQFVWLMGADNLTQFDQWQDWRQIMERVPIGVMARPGQRIAAQTSRAARIYDFARLRKRDGQMLGQMQAPAWCFVNVPMMNISSTGLRQSGAWNNV